In one Bacillus sp. Marseille-P3661 genomic region, the following are encoded:
- a CDS encoding PrkA family serine protein kinase has protein sequence MEILRRIQEHREQEERLAWEGTFADYLEIIKERPYVAQSAHSRVYNMIKDAGVEEVDGQKKYNFFSRQMFGIDDAIERLVEEYFHPAAKRLDVKKRILLLMGPVSGGKSTLVTLLKRGLEEYTRTDRGAVYAIKGCPMHEDPLHLIPNHLRDDFYKEYGIRIEGNLSPLNQMRLDEEYGGRIEDVIVERVFLSENRRVGIGTFSPSDPKSQDIADLTGSIDFSTIAQFGSESDPRAYRFDGELNKANRGMMEFQEMLKCDEKFLWHLLSLTQEGNFKAGRFALISADELIVAHTNEAEYRSFISNKKNEALHSRIIVMPVPYNLSFSEEERIYEKMISESDMAHVHIAPHTLKVAAMFTILTRLKDSKKAGVDLVKKMRLYDGEILEGFNEVDVEEMRNEHTDEGMKGIDPRYVINRISSAIIRKETPSINALDVLRSLKEGLNQHASISNEDRERFMNFISVARREYDDIAKKEVQKAFVYSYEESAKTLMDNYLDNVEAYCNKNKLRDPLTGEEMNPDEKLMRSIEEQIGISENAKKAFREEILIRISAYARKGKKFDYNSHERLREAIQKKLFADLKDIVKITTSSKTPDEQQLKKINEVVSTLIDEYGYNSTSANELLRYVGSLLNR, from the coding sequence ATGGAAATTTTAAGAAGAATACAAGAGCACCGAGAACAAGAGGAAAGACTGGCGTGGGAAGGTACCTTCGCTGATTATCTGGAAATTATCAAAGAACGCCCGTATGTGGCACAATCCGCTCACTCTCGAGTTTATAATATGATTAAAGACGCTGGAGTTGAGGAAGTGGACGGTCAGAAGAAATATAACTTTTTTAGCCGTCAAATGTTTGGGATTGATGATGCTATTGAGCGTTTGGTGGAGGAGTATTTCCATCCTGCCGCAAAAAGGTTAGATGTAAAAAAACGTATTTTGTTATTAATGGGTCCTGTTAGTGGTGGTAAATCTACACTTGTTACATTATTAAAAAGAGGATTAGAGGAATATACACGTACAGACCGCGGTGCTGTTTATGCGATCAAAGGATGCCCGATGCATGAAGATCCGCTACACTTAATTCCCAACCATCTTCGCGATGACTTTTATAAAGAGTACGGTATACGAATTGAAGGGAATTTATCACCATTAAATCAAATGCGTTTAGATGAGGAATACGGAGGAAGGATTGAGGATGTAATCGTCGAAAGAGTTTTTCTATCTGAAAATAGGCGAGTTGGGATCGGGACCTTTAGTCCATCAGATCCAAAATCGCAGGATATTGCTGACTTAACTGGAAGCATAGATTTTTCGACAATTGCACAATTTGGCTCTGAATCTGATCCGCGTGCATATCGCTTTGATGGTGAACTTAATAAAGCAAACCGAGGAATGATGGAGTTTCAGGAAATGTTGAAGTGTGATGAAAAGTTCCTTTGGCATCTCCTTTCATTAACACAGGAAGGTAATTTCAAAGCAGGCCGTTTCGCGTTAATAAGTGCGGATGAGCTCATTGTTGCTCATACGAACGAAGCTGAATATCGTTCATTTATCTCAAATAAGAAAAACGAGGCATTGCATTCCAGAATCATTGTTATGCCAGTACCTTACAATCTAAGCTTTAGTGAAGAAGAACGGATTTATGAAAAAATGATTAGTGAAAGTGATATGGCCCATGTTCATATAGCACCGCACACTTTAAAGGTAGCTGCGATGTTCACAATATTGACGCGTTTAAAGGATTCTAAAAAGGCAGGAGTCGACCTAGTTAAGAAAATGCGCTTGTATGATGGGGAAATTCTAGAAGGGTTTAATGAAGTGGATGTTGAAGAAATGAGAAATGAACATACTGATGAGGGTATGAAAGGGATTGATCCTCGTTATGTCATTAACCGAATTTCATCGGCTATTATTCGTAAGGAAACACCGTCTATAAATGCATTAGATGTATTACGTTCACTAAAAGAAGGTTTAAATCAACATGCTTCAATTTCTAACGAAGATCGCGAGCGTTTTATGAACTTTATTTCGGTGGCTCGACGCGAGTATGACGATATCGCCAAAAAAGAAGTTCAAAAAGCATTTGTATATTCATATGAGGAATCTGCAAAAACACTAATGGACAATTATTTAGATAATGTAGAAGCATATTGTAATAAAAACAAGCTACGTGACCCCCTTACTGGTGAGGAAATGAATCCGGATGAAAAGCTAATGCGTTCTATCGAGGAACAAATTGGAATCTCTGAAAATGCGAAAAAAGCATTCCGTGAAGAAATACTTATCCGAATTTCAGCCTATGCACGTAAAGGGAAGAAATTTGATTATAATTCGCATGAAAGATTACGCGAGGCCATTCAAAAGAAACTATTTGCTGACTTAAAAGATATTGTAAAAATTACTACATCTAGCAAAACACCAGATGAACAACAGTTAAAGAAAATAAATGAAGTTGTTAGCACTTTAATTGATGAATATGGTTATAATTCAACTTCAGCAAATGAGTTATTACGATATGTTGGCTCATTGTTAAACAGATAA
- the trmL gene encoding tRNA (uridine(34)/cytosine(34)/5-carboxymethylaminomethyluridine(34)-2'-O)-methyltransferase TrmL has translation MSIHIVLYQPEIPSNTGNIARTCAATNTVLHLIHPLGFSTEDKMLKRAGLDYWDSVEIRNYDSLEIFLDQNKHGKFFYLTKFGKNKYTDFDFSNSEEEIYFVFGRETTGLPKQLIEENPQITLRVPMTDKVRSLNLSNTAAILVYEALRQQNYPGLT, from the coding sequence ATGAGTATACATATTGTTTTATATCAGCCAGAAATTCCATCTAATACTGGGAATATTGCACGGACATGTGCTGCAACAAATACAGTACTGCATTTAATTCATCCTTTAGGATTTTCAACAGAAGATAAAATGTTAAAAAGGGCTGGGTTAGATTATTGGGATTCTGTTGAAATTAGAAATTACGATTCACTCGAAATATTTCTGGATCAAAATAAACATGGTAAATTTTTTTATTTAACAAAGTTTGGGAAGAATAAATATACAGACTTTGATTTCAGTAACTCAGAAGAAGAAATTTATTTTGTCTTTGGTAGGGAAACAACAGGTCTTCCTAAGCAGCTAATTGAAGAAAACCCACAAATCACACTGCGAGTTCCAATGACAGATAAAGTGCGTTCATTAAATTTATCAAATACCGCGGCAATCTTAGTATATGAAGCATTGCGGCAACAAAATTATCCGGGTTTAACATAA
- a CDS encoding amidase domain-containing protein, protein MTWIDNLKENVNARLQKLVGNSTATNVKIDEIEEGIIKRKHELLKKRRSELVKAMASGQIIGQKKVDNTLIIDYIVHNQLLVKQQNDNFYMEENLEPRRAVIHKNIIIKDSISESENTDRYLQPTFKLEDIEETRRGVRQGYRYERRAAVQYAEKWWNSYNPKYKKFEVDCTNYVSQCLHEGGRIPMTDASSRNKGWWYNGTSWSYSWAVAHSLRWYLSGARNGIVAKEVSSASDLIPGDIICYDFQGDGRWDHNTIVVAKDQNNEPLVNAHTYNSRMRYWAYEDSTAYTPNIRYKFFHILDSE, encoded by the coding sequence ATGACGTGGATCGACAATCTAAAAGAAAACGTAAATGCTCGTCTTCAAAAGTTAGTTGGAAACTCAACTGCTACAAACGTTAAGATAGATGAAATTGAAGAAGGAATTATAAAGAGAAAACATGAACTTTTAAAAAAACGTCGCTCTGAACTTGTAAAAGCAATGGCTTCTGGGCAAATTATTGGTCAAAAAAAAGTCGATAACACTTTGATTATCGATTATATAGTACACAATCAATTGCTTGTGAAACAGCAGAACGATAATTTTTATATGGAAGAAAATCTAGAACCGCGTAGAGCTGTTATTCATAAAAATATAATCATTAAGGATTCAATCAGTGAATCCGAAAATACGGATCGATATTTACAACCAACCTTCAAATTAGAAGATATTGAGGAAACTCGTCGAGGTGTTCGCCAAGGATATCGCTATGAACGTAGAGCGGCTGTTCAATATGCTGAAAAATGGTGGAATAGCTATAATCCAAAATATAAAAAATTTGAAGTGGACTGTACGAATTATGTATCACAATGTTTGCATGAGGGTGGCAGGATTCCGATGACAGATGCTTCTAGCCGTAATAAGGGCTGGTGGTATAATGGTACTTCTTGGAGTTATAGTTGGGCAGTTGCACATTCGTTAAGATGGTATTTAAGCGGTGCACGAAATGGGATTGTAGCGAAGGAAGTATCATCTGCGAGTGACTTGATTCCGGGAGATATTATTTGTTATGATTTTCAAGGAGACGGCAGGTGGGATCATAACACGATCGTCGTGGCAAAAGACCAAAACAATGAACCGTTAGTCAATGCCCATACGTATAACAGCAGGATGCGTTACTGGGCATACGAGGACTCAACGGCCTATACACCTAATATCCGATATAAATTCTTCCATATTCTTGACAGTGAGTAG
- a CDS encoding methylated-DNA--[protein]-cysteine S-methyltransferase → MMRPLIYYDEMESPIGPLTIVTTDKGICNIEFGRIEGIRSILDAWVKKYFLKSELSHNPEKLSQTINQLSQYFYGERNEFNLPIDLYGTSFQKKVWNELCKIKYGTTKSYKDVAQSIYAPKAVRAIGTAIGRNPVPILVPCHRVIGSNGSLVGYNGGLDKKEKLLMIEKSLKQSSK, encoded by the coding sequence ATGATGAGACCACTAATTTATTATGATGAAATGGAAAGTCCGATAGGGCCATTAACCATCGTTACCACTGATAAAGGGATTTGTAATATCGAATTTGGGAGAATCGAGGGAATACGTTCGATTCTTGATGCATGGGTTAAAAAATATTTCTTGAAAAGTGAACTTTCACATAATCCTGAAAAACTTTCACAAACTATTAATCAATTGTCACAGTATTTTTATGGCGAACGAAATGAGTTTAATCTACCTATCGACTTATATGGAACTTCATTTCAAAAAAAGGTTTGGAACGAATTATGTAAGATAAAATATGGTACGACGAAATCGTATAAAGATGTTGCTCAATCCATCTATGCGCCTAAAGCAGTTAGAGCAATTGGAACTGCAATCGGTCGTAATCCTGTGCCTATTTTAGTACCTTGTCACCGTGTTATAGGTAGTAATGGCTCGTTAGTTGGTTATAATGGGGGCCTAGATAAAAAAGAAAAATTGTTAATGATTGAGAAATCCTTAAAGCAATCTTCCAAATAG
- the queG gene encoding tRNA epoxyqueuosine(34) reductase QueG, with protein MTFAQLKEEVIAYSKSIGIDKIGFTSADPFITLKERLKMQQQLNYQSGFEESDIEKRVNPELLLSSARSIIAIALAYPSKLQNAPQSKKSDRRGLFCRASWGQDYHFILRDRLSKLETFIQEKVPDVKIKSMVDTGELSDRAVAERAGIGWSGKNCSIITPEYGSYVYLGEMITSIPFPPDRPIEDLCGTCNKCVEACPTGAIVQPGQLDSNKCIAFLTQTKGFLKDEYRDKIGNRLYGCDTCQMVCPHNKGKNFDHHLEMEPDPEIVKPQLKSLLFINNRTFKEKFGPISGSWRGKKPIQRNAIIGLAHYKDQTAIHDLDKVLNEDPRPVIRGTAAWAIGKIGGNDAKTLLEKAKAKEVDHDVLLEIDKGLKLLSDQ; from the coding sequence ATGACATTTGCCCAGTTAAAGGAGGAGGTCATTGCATATAGTAAATCAATCGGCATTGATAAAATTGGCTTTACTAGTGCAGACCCATTTATCACATTGAAAGAACGTCTCAAAATGCAACAACAGTTAAACTATCAATCAGGGTTTGAGGAATCTGATATCGAAAAACGAGTGAATCCTGAATTATTACTTTCTAGTGCAAGATCGATTATTGCAATTGCTCTTGCGTATCCATCAAAATTGCAAAATGCACCGCAAAGTAAAAAATCAGATCGTCGGGGCCTTTTTTGTAGAGCATCCTGGGGACAGGACTATCATTTCATATTAAGAGATCGCTTGAGTAAACTTGAGACTTTCATTCAGGAAAAAGTACCTGATGTTAAAATCAAATCGATGGTTGATACTGGAGAACTTTCTGACCGTGCCGTAGCTGAACGTGCGGGAATTGGTTGGAGCGGCAAAAACTGCTCGATCATTACTCCAGAGTATGGTTCATATGTTTATCTTGGTGAAATGATTACGTCTATTCCTTTTCCTCCGGATCGACCAATTGAAGACCTATGTGGTACTTGTAATAAATGTGTTGAGGCATGCCCAACGGGGGCAATTGTCCAACCGGGTCAGTTAGATTCTAATAAGTGTATTGCCTTTCTTACACAAACAAAAGGATTTCTAAAAGATGAGTATCGGGATAAAATCGGTAATCGTTTGTATGGTTGTGATACTTGCCAAATGGTATGTCCGCATAATAAAGGTAAAAACTTTGACCATCATCTTGAAATGGAGCCTGATCCAGAGATAGTTAAACCACAGCTTAAATCGTTGTTATTTATAAATAACCGTACGTTTAAAGAAAAGTTCGGCCCTATTTCAGGATCATGGAGAGGGAAGAAGCCTATTCAAAGGAATGCAATTATTGGCTTAGCTCATTATAAGGATCAAACTGCAATTCATGATCTTGATAAAGTCTTAAATGAGGATCCACGTCCAGTTATACGTGGAACTGCAGCATGGGCTATAGGAAAAATCGGTGGTAATGACGCCAAGACACTACTCGAAAAAGCAAAGGCTAAAGAAGTTGATCATGACGTTCTTCTAGAAATAGACAAAGGATTAAAGCTACTTTCTGATCAGTGA
- a CDS encoding MFS transporter, with protein MTIEQRKKLGVLMINMFIAIGSFGIIIPILPAYLESINQGGTAAGLMIAIFAGAQLVFSPIAGKWTDQYGRRKMIIFGLAGLTVSMFVFYGFDSIWWLYASRVIGGVGAALLIPAIFAYVADITTMDQRAKGNSLVSAAMSLGIVIGPGIGGFLADFGLKIPLLISALVSLVAVIFSIVVLEESQSQLATNNISESEESMARKMVRSIKMPYFIPLIITLVMSFGLMAYESVLGLFVDDQFGATPQEIAIMVTATGIVSVIVQLFIVDRMVSSLGEGKVLNIFLSVATLGFLLSILSNSYAMFFGVTLLIFLSTSILRPVLNTLISKMAGNEQGFAMGMNNAYMSIGNVLGPTLAGLLYDVNIIYPFILGLLLLVLTIITTAVWQKRSLKKNHLELEKVEIIK; from the coding sequence ATGACTATAGAACAACGCAAAAAATTAGGCGTCTTGATGATTAATATGTTTATAGCAATTGGTAGCTTTGGTATTATAATTCCAATTTTACCTGCTTATTTGGAGTCAATTAATCAAGGAGGAACAGCTGCAGGTTTAATGATTGCGATTTTTGCGGGAGCACAGCTTGTTTTTTCACCGATTGCCGGTAAATGGACAGATCAATATGGCCGAAGAAAAATGATTATATTTGGCCTAGCAGGTTTAACGGTATCAATGTTTGTGTTTTACGGATTTGATTCAATTTGGTGGCTGTACGCTTCTCGCGTAATCGGGGGCGTTGGGGCTGCGTTGCTTATACCAGCTATCTTTGCGTATGTTGCTGATATCACTACAATGGATCAACGTGCAAAGGGTAATAGCTTAGTTTCCGCTGCAATGTCATTGGGTATCGTTATCGGGCCTGGAATTGGAGGATTTTTAGCTGATTTTGGTCTTAAAATACCGTTATTAATTTCTGCATTAGTTTCACTTGTTGCTGTTATTTTTTCAATAGTCGTACTTGAAGAAAGTCAATCACAACTAGCAACAAATAATATCAGCGAAAGTGAAGAATCAATGGCCAGAAAGATGGTACGCTCTATTAAGATGCCATATTTTATTCCTCTTATCATTACCCTTGTAATGAGTTTCGGTCTTATGGCATATGAGTCTGTTTTAGGTCTTTTTGTCGATGATCAGTTTGGGGCAACTCCTCAGGAAATTGCAATTATGGTGACAGCAACTGGAATCGTCAGTGTAATTGTTCAGCTTTTTATTGTTGATCGAATGGTTAGCTCGCTAGGTGAAGGAAAAGTATTAAATATATTTTTAAGTGTTGCAACGTTAGGCTTTTTACTATCCATACTTTCGAATAGTTATGCCATGTTTTTTGGTGTGACACTTTTAATATTTTTATCAACTTCCATACTTCGTCCAGTTCTGAATACACTTATTTCTAAAATGGCTGGCAATGAACAAGGATTTGCGATGGGGATGAACAATGCTTATATGAGTATTGGGAATGTGTTAGGGCCAACGCTAGCCGGTCTACTTTATGATGTTAATATTATATATCCATTTATTTTGGGCTTACTATTATTGGTATTAACAATAATAACCACGGCCGTTTGGCAAAAACGTTCTTTGAAGAAGAATCACCTAGAATTAGAAAAAGTAGAAATTATTAAATAA
- a CDS encoding zinc-dependent alcohol dehydrogenase family protein, whose product MKAQVIEKFGEPTVFELADIPKPTVIPGHVLIHVKATSVNPVDTKIRSGAVQAVAPEFPAVLHGDVAGVVVEVGEGVTAFQVGDEVYGCAGGFKGTGGALAEYMLADAILLDHKPKNLSMEEAAALPLVTITAWEALYNRARVQKGQTVLVHAAAGGVGHIAIQLAKLAGAKVYTTASSDEKIGIGIGFGVDVGINYKRQSVAEYVAEYTGGKGFDVVFDTVGGENLDRSFEAAAIGGTVVGIAARSTHDLSPLHAKGLSLHITFMLLKILNKEQRKDHNVILRQITKLVEEGKLRPLIDPHPFTFDQVSDAHTLLETNQAIGKVVLSNKW is encoded by the coding sequence TTGAAGGCACAAGTAATAGAGAAATTTGGCGAACCAACTGTTTTTGAGCTTGCGGACATCCCTAAACCTACTGTTATTCCAGGGCATGTACTTATTCACGTAAAAGCAACAAGTGTAAATCCTGTTGATACTAAAATTCGCAGTGGTGCAGTACAAGCTGTAGCACCTGAATTCCCAGCAGTATTACATGGTGATGTCGCTGGTGTAGTTGTCGAGGTAGGTGAGGGAGTAACTGCTTTCCAAGTTGGTGATGAGGTGTATGGATGTGCGGGTGGCTTTAAAGGAACAGGCGGTGCACTTGCTGAGTATATGCTTGCTGATGCGATCCTACTAGACCATAAGCCTAAAAATTTATCGATGGAAGAGGCAGCAGCACTTCCTTTGGTAACCATTACAGCATGGGAAGCACTATATAATCGGGCAAGAGTTCAAAAAGGACAAACAGTTTTAGTGCATGCTGCAGCGGGTGGTGTGGGTCATATTGCCATTCAGCTGGCCAAGCTAGCGGGTGCAAAGGTATATACGACTGCGTCATCAGACGAAAAGATTGGAATCGGTATTGGTTTTGGGGTAGATGTAGGAATCAATTACAAAAGACAATCTGTTGCGGAATATGTAGCGGAGTATACAGGTGGCAAAGGCTTTGATGTCGTGTTTGATACGGTTGGGGGAGAAAATTTAGATCGCTCATTCGAAGCTGCGGCTATCGGCGGTACTGTTGTTGGAATTGCAGCTCGTTCAACTCATGATTTATCACCGTTACATGCTAAGGGTTTATCTTTACATATTACGTTTATGCTGTTAAAAATATTAAATAAAGAACAGCGTAAAGATCATAACGTTATTTTACGCCAAATCACTAAGCTTGTTGAGGAAGGGAAACTGCGACCATTAATTGATCCACATCCTTTCACTTTTGACCAAGTTTCGGATGCACATACTCTCTTGGAAACAAATCAAGCAATTGGAAAAGTTGTACTTTCAAACAAGTGGTAA
- a CDS encoding AAA family ATPase, which produces MKLNSDTQYLKKANLKEELISTYTSFPFNLPVIKYFQELTFHPNVTYIIGENGMGKSTLLEGIAIALGFNPEGGTLNFNFSSYNSHSNLDDFLRLAKGATKPKDSFFFRAETFYNVATNIEELDREPCSGSKIIDSFGGKSLHEQSHGESFFAAFIERFRGNGLYILDEPEAALSPLRQMSMLARINDLVHQESQFIISTHSPIIMAYPSAKILQLSENGMYETTLEKTNHYVIMKQFFDNKERMLHHLFQP; this is translated from the coding sequence ATGAAATTGAATTCAGATACACAATATTTAAAAAAAGCCAATTTAAAAGAAGAGTTAATTTCCACGTACACAAGTTTTCCATTTAATCTACCTGTTATAAAGTACTTTCAAGAATTAACTTTTCATCCAAATGTAACTTATATTATAGGTGAAAACGGGATGGGAAAATCCACTTTGCTTGAGGGAATCGCTATTGCATTAGGCTTTAATCCAGAAGGTGGCACATTAAACTTCAACTTTTCAAGTTACAATTCTCACTCTAATCTTGACGACTTCTTGCGATTAGCCAAAGGCGCTACCAAACCAAAAGATAGCTTTTTCTTTCGTGCAGAAACTTTTTATAATGTTGCTACAAATATTGAAGAGTTAGACAGAGAACCGTGTTCAGGCTCCAAGATTATTGACTCCTTTGGGGGGAAATCACTGCATGAACAATCACATGGTGAATCTTTTTTTGCTGCTTTTATAGAACGTTTTCGTGGAAATGGTCTATATATTTTAGATGAGCCTGAAGCAGCATTGTCACCACTAAGACAGATGTCAATGCTAGCTAGAATTAATGACCTTGTCCATCAGGAATCACAATTTATTATATCCACCCATTCACCTATCATCATGGCATACCCAAGCGCAAAGATCCTTCAGCTCTCAGAAAACGGAATGTATGAAACAACATTAGAAAAGACAAACCATTATGTTATCATGAAACAATTTTTTGATAATAAGGAAAGAATGCTACATCATCTTTTTCAACCGTAA
- a CDS encoding FbpB family small basic protein, protein MQKMKLTFKQLVNQNRETIIKDSKLQDKIYEKVESRLAAKVTTNTVEQRA, encoded by the coding sequence ATGCAAAAAATGAAATTAACATTTAAACAATTAGTAAATCAAAATCGTGAAACGATTATTAAAGATTCAAAATTACAAGATAAGATTTATGAAAAAGTCGAATCAAGACTGGCGGCAAAAGTTACAACAAACACTGTCGAGCAAAGAGCATAA
- a CDS encoding PAS domain S-box protein — protein MAKRILNIQDNVVGKDIKDIVPGGISKVLKDQYKYVVTSQNAFHFTSTIETSMGEFIGESSLTPIYNHDGKCIYILAIVRDITERTQKERELQEMKIKLETNQKRLSSLVRYNGDAVFEIDVHGLLISVNSMAIILTGYSEEELVGNSFSFLFSSETAEDELASYRLALRGQEEQHETWIQKKNGERVRLSVKNIPIVVDHIVVGVYVIARDITEISRIQAVLKATNEELRAFWNFSVDPVFLLGRDGKIKRVNPAFKEVFGYCEEEVMNTKNIIVPSEYLNDKKQIIELILKGEAVSSYETKRITKSGQLLDIIASYTPVYNENEIIGATAFYKNVTELKKTERKLLKSEEKFRLIAENVFDAINLVSPTGTVDYVSPSNQNLLGYSYSEFVGKKITTYVHPEDVIRLEKQLDMLVKEKKSFTIECRVLHKNGNYLWLDISITPIIEDGEIKQLVTIARDISERKKHREELSKMAFFDYLTGLPNRRTFDDRLHIAVEQASLSKKKVAVMMLDGHKFKQFNDTYGHDSGDQVIKELAKRLQENVRQADTVARLGGDEMGIILPELDKIQEAEDIAKRILNSIEKPLYINNDEIRIEVGIGIAFYPDHSLDQKQVVKFADQALYNTKENQHSTYMVYH, from the coding sequence ATCGCAAAACGCATTTTAAATATTCAAGATAATGTCGTTGGAAAAGATATTAAGGACATAGTACCGGGTGGAATTTCCAAAGTATTAAAAGATCAATACAAATATGTAGTGACTTCACAGAATGCATTTCATTTTACTAGTACAATTGAAACTTCAATGGGTGAATTTATAGGAGAAAGTTCATTGACTCCGATCTATAATCACGATGGTAAATGCATATATATTTTAGCTATTGTAAGAGATATTACGGAGCGAACACAGAAAGAACGAGAGCTCCAAGAAATGAAAATAAAGTTAGAAACAAATCAAAAAAGGTTAAGTTCACTTGTACGATATAATGGCGATGCAGTATTTGAAATAGATGTTCACGGTCTTTTAATAAGTGTAAATTCAATGGCTATAATATTAACCGGTTATAGTGAAGAAGAGTTGGTTGGTAATTCTTTTAGTTTTTTGTTTAGTTCTGAAACTGCAGAGGATGAATTAGCATCTTATAGGTTGGCTTTACGTGGTCAAGAAGAACAACATGAAACGTGGATTCAGAAAAAAAATGGTGAAAGGGTTCGGCTATCTGTTAAAAACATACCGATTGTTGTGGATCATATTGTTGTTGGTGTATATGTCATTGCAAGGGATATTACAGAAATAAGCCGTATCCAAGCAGTGTTAAAAGCAACAAATGAGGAATTAAGGGCATTTTGGAATTTTTCAGTCGATCCAGTGTTTCTTTTGGGGAGGGATGGAAAGATAAAGCGGGTAAATCCTGCCTTTAAAGAAGTATTTGGATATTGCGAAGAAGAAGTGATGAACACTAAAAATATTATTGTTCCATCAGAATATCTTAATGATAAAAAACAAATTATAGAGTTAATTCTTAAAGGGGAAGCGGTCAGTTCGTATGAAACAAAGCGAATAACAAAAAGCGGTCAATTATTAGACATAATCGCATCGTATACACCTGTATATAATGAGAACGAAATTATTGGCGCAACTGCGTTTTACAAGAATGTCACTGAATTAAAGAAGACGGAACGAAAGCTACTAAAGAGTGAAGAAAAGTTTCGGTTAATTGCTGAAAATGTTTTTGATGCTATCAACTTAGTAAGTCCGACAGGAACTGTAGATTATGTTTCACCCTCGAATCAAAATTTATTAGGCTATTCATATTCTGAATTTGTTGGGAAGAAAATTACTACATATGTCCATCCAGAGGATGTAATAAGATTAGAAAAACAGTTAGATATGCTAGTCAAGGAAAAAAAGTCATTTACAATAGAATGTCGTGTCCTTCATAAGAATGGTAATTATCTTTGGTTGGACATTTCGATAACTCCAATTATTGAAGATGGTGAGATAAAACAATTAGTAACAATTGCACGTGATATTTCTGAGCGTAAGAAACATCGTGAGGAATTATCTAAAATGGCTTTCTTTGATTATCTAACAGGGTTACCGAACCGTCGAACCTTTGATGATCGTTTACACATAGCTGTTGAGCAAGCATCCCTTTCAAAAAAGAAAGTCGCTGTAATGATGCTTGATGGCCATAAATTTAAGCAATTTAATGATACCTATGGTCATGATAGCGGTGATCAAGTTATAAAGGAATTGGCCAAACGACTGCAAGAAAATGTACGTCAAGCAGATACTGTTGCACGACTTGGTGGAGATGAAATGGGAATTATTTTGCCAGAACTAGATAAGATACAAGAAGCGGAGGACATAGCCAAGCGAATTTTAAACTCCATTGAAAAGCCGTTATACATCAATAATGATGAAATTAGAATAGAAGTGGGAATCGGGATTGCTTTTTATCCTGATCATTCATTAGATCAAAAGCAAGTAGTCAAATTTGCTGATCAAGCACTTTACAACACAAAGGAAAATCAACATAGTACATATATGGTATATCATTAG
- a CDS encoding pyridoxamine 5'-phosphate oxidase family protein, producing MEQQTIKDEILRILTEHKVGTLCTIKGNQPFARYMIFRNDGFSLYTVTSKKTEKIQDILSNNNVHILLGFQGSHGKPFIDMTAIATIQDDDHTKERFWHDNFRKYLKGPDDPNYIVIRCEPKFIRLINHPELEGPYTITFK from the coding sequence ATGGAGCAGCAGACTATTAAGGATGAAATTTTACGAATTCTAACAGAGCACAAAGTAGGAACATTGTGTACAATAAAAGGAAATCAACCGTTTGCAAGATATATGATATTTAGAAATGACGGTTTTAGTCTTTATACGGTAACGAGTAAGAAAACAGAAAAAATCCAAGATATTCTTAGCAACAATAACGTGCACATTTTATTAGGATTTCAAGGCAGTCATGGAAAACCGTTTATTGACATGACGGCTATAGCAACTATACAGGATGATGATCATACAAAGGAACGTTTTTGGCATGACAACTTTCGTAAGTATTTAAAAGGCCCGGATGATCCTAATTACATTGTCATTCGATGTGAGCCTAAATTTATTCGTCTTATAAATCACCCTGAGTTAGAAGGACCTTATACAATAACCTTTAAATGA